A genomic region of Paramormyrops kingsleyae isolate MSU_618 chromosome 19, PKINGS_0.4, whole genome shotgun sequence contains the following coding sequences:
- the LOC111841773 gene encoding protein FAM177A1-like, giving the protein MAELSLYLANVNVSLGQTMEAEKSPGPAKDFERVELGEMGKGAQQKQKVPRRIIHFASGETMEEYSTDEEEDEEQVKKELPPPVEPSKLTWGPYFWFYMWRVATSTLSACDYLGERMASLFGITSPKYQYAIDEYYRMKKEEEEEEEENRMSEEAERRFDEQQQQGGQEAATEQPGGSASFLNVTFELEAEPHTIPAPIST; this is encoded by the exons ATGGCGGAGTTGTCTCTTTATCTTGCCAACGTTAACGTGTCCCTGGGCCAGACCATGGAGGCTGAGAAG AGCCCAGGCCCTGCGAAGGACTTTGAGCGTGTGGAGCTTGGCGAGATGGGGAAAGGGGCACAGCAGAAGCAGAAGGTCCCACGGCGGATCATCCACTTTGCAAGCGGGGAGACCATGGAGGAGTACAGCACagatgaagaggaggatgaggagcagGTGAAAAAGGAGCTGCCACCACCAGTGGAGCCT TCCAAGCTGACATGGGGTCCATACTTCTGGTTCTACATGTGGAGAGTTGCTACGTCCACACTCTCGG CGTGTGACTACCTTGGAGAAAGGATGGCCTCGCTCTTTGGCATCACCTCACCCAAGTACCAGTACGCCATCGACGAGTACTACAGGATGAAGAAGGAG gaggaagaggaagaggaggagaaccGTATGTCAGAGGAGGCCGAGCGCAGATTCGACGAGCAGCAGCAACAAGGAGGCCAGGAGGCCGCAACAGAGCAGCCAGGAGGCTCAGCCTCCTTTCTCAATGTCACCTTTGAGCTGGAGGCGGAGCCCCACACTATCCCCGCCCCTATTTCCACCTAA